ATCAAGCGCGTTGGTAATTTTTCCTCTTTCCCCAAATATACACGTGGAAATTCGCGCATTTCCCCACGTTTCAATGTTGGCCACTCATTTTCTAAATCTAGCCGTTCATAAGCATACATCTTTCGAATACGTCCATCGGGATGTCGAGGAGGATGGGGATGATCTTCAAAATAAGTAGTATCCACACGTGCACGCGAAATATAAAATGCTTCTTTTTCATCGATTTTTTGAAACAGTTTATATTGAAAGTAACCAAGATCTTGTAACAGTAAATCGCCTTTCTCAACTGTCTCTAAACGCTTCATACCAGAGGGGCAATCGCCTGCCTTACCAGCTTGTAGTTCGATATATGTGAAACTTCCTGTGAGGTAATCAAACTCCATTTGAAATTTTATGCCTGCTCCAACTGTACTAGGATAGGTAGAGATACAAGTAGCTGGTAATTTAATCGACGTGCCATCAAGAATGCGTATCCGTGTCAAAGGATAGTGGGTCTTAATTGGCATCTTGGCCAATGACAGCGTCGATTGTTGAGCAAACAAGCATTGAAAAATGGTTCGAAGAAAGTACACAGTCTTTTCATTGAATCGTTGATTTAGCCCTTCTTTCGTCATGTAGACCTGTTGCTTAGTCAAATGCGTGCAAAGGGTCGTGAGAGAAGGTTGTGATAAGCCTTTTGTTTGTTCAAAGAGAAGCTTCATGAAGGCAGAAAGAGTTAATTTTCTTGTTCTTTGTATAAAGTTAGTTGTTTTAGCAATCTGATGAAGTTCTTTTGGGCGACAATACCGAGAACAGCTGCTTTAAAGAATAGGGTGCATGTGTCGGTTTCATCCTACATTCCTCCTCATGTTAGTGGTTGTACTTTTCTTTACCACCAAACGAAGTCATGTAATCTTATTATCCTTAACTTGACGCATATGGTCACTCAGTCTACACTCCAATCAACCATTGCTCATAGTATTTTCATTGGCATTTCACATAAATGTATAATGATAAATTGAAGTCTTAGCCATCACTATTTTATGCAAAAATGAAGCTGATAACATTTTTCTATGCGAAAGCAATATGTCAGCAATAAGTGGCTTTATGTTTATTTATAAAGTAGTTTTATGCACAAAATGTAGGTTGACAGCTATAGAATTGTACTACTACTCTATCCATTTAATGTTGGTGAGTAATATGCTTTTACTTTACTTTTGAAGGAAGAAAATATTTAAAGTTCTACACTATTGCAGATTGGAGTGCAAGGCTACTCGACTCCCGTGGGATAGCGGGACAGACGAGACCCTGCACGGAGCGTCAGCGCAGGAAGCGGCTCGTCGCTCGCCCACAGGAAAGCGAGTAGCCTGGAACGGAAATCACCTCCATTTTGACTAAATATTCACAAAGAGTCCCTTGACCATTTAGTTTTTCAACACTATGAAACCTCTTATTCTTTGCTGAAAGAATAAGAGGTTTTTTGCTTTTTATTGCGTTACGCGTGCTGTCCAGCGAGAAAGATCTGCACCTTTTGGATTGACTAGTTGTGGTGGGAAAATGAATGTCCATGGCTTTGTAGAGTTAGGCTGAACAGTTAAAACAGGGTCCATATTAAAGGAGCCTTTAGCGATTTGTTTACCTCTGGCATCAATTATTTCTAAAGGAAGCTGTTCAAGATTAATAGCTTTACTATGGCCATTACGAATAAAGATAGAGACGTTTAAACTTCCGTTGTTAGCAAACTTGGCTTGGAGTCCAGTAAAATTGACTTCTGTTTCGCCTAGCTTTGGCAATGTTTTGACGATTTTAGCAAGCTCTTCTTTTTGTGCATCTGGCAATTGTTTTTCCCATGTTGGGTCTAATTCTAGCTGATGTTCACGTAATGATACTAGATTAAAAGCTAATTTCCAGCCTTCTTCAGGTATTTCATCGACTTTAATTGTTGATTTTTCAAATTCAAATACCCATGGGCGAGCACTTTCAGCAGGGATTGTACCCAGTGCCTTAAAGTCGAATCTTTTCGTTGCTACTAGCTCATCATTTTTATCCATGATGAATAGCTCAATTTCACCTAGCTCAATTTCTTCAGCTAATGAAGAGCGGAAAAATGCACGTACTAACCATTTCCCAGTACGTGGGTCTGGATCAATACTAATAGAAGAAAGAGATAATTGGTTAGGCTTTAGCGGCTCCAGCTCATTTGCTAGGAAGTTAAAGATATATTTCTGCTCTTGCGGAACATCCCAATCTGGATGAAATGACAATTTCGTTTCAACATCTCGATCATCGTCCGTATTTTCTACCTTAATATTTTCTAGTAAATCTTTAGAATCAATTGTATTTTCTTGTCCAAGCTTATCGGACTTTTTAAAGAATGAGAATAGACCCATTATTGTTGTACCTCCTGTTCAGCTTCAATCATTTTCATAAAGCCTGTGATTTCAATAATTATAGAACGACGCAATTCTTGGAAGTTTTTAGCGAATAGCTCTAAACCTTCACGCTGGTAGATACGCATAGGATCTTCTTGTTGGTAATGGCGTAAACCAATACCTTCTTTTAAGTGTGCCATTGCCTCTAAATGTTTTACCCAGCCACTATCTAAATAACTCAGCATTACTTGAGGAATGATTGCAATAACTCGGTCGTTTTCTGCGAATTTTTCCATTTTTGCTGTTAGCTCATCTACAGGTTTTTGTAGTGAATCTAAAATTGGGATCACCTTTCCAACCTCTCTATCGATTGTGATAGGTGTAAGGAA
This genomic stretch from Lysinibacillus pakistanensis harbors:
- a CDS encoding accessory Sec system S-layer assembly protein translates to MGLFSFFKKSDKLGQENTIDSKDLLENIKVENTDDDRDVETKLSFHPDWDVPQEQKYIFNFLANELEPLKPNQLSLSSISIDPDPRTGKWLVRAFFRSSLAEEIELGEIELFIMDKNDELVATKRFDFKALGTIPAESARPWVFEFEKSTIKVDEIPEEGWKLAFNLVSLREHQLELDPTWEKQLPDAQKEELAKIVKTLPKLGETEVNFTGLQAKFANNGSLNVSIFIRNGHSKAINLEQLPLEIIDARGKQIAKGSFNMDPVLTVQPNSTKPWTFIFPPQLVNPKGADLSRWTARVTQ